Sequence from the Streptomyces sp. NBC_00440 genome:
ACGAGGGACTGACTACGGCGTACCGATCACTCAGCGGCGCAGCTCAGAGCCGGTCGAGGATCTTGTGCATCTTGTCGACCTCAGCCTGCTGGTTCTTCACCACGGCAACGGCGAGCTTCTTGGCCGCGGGGTTGCGGCCGTTCTTCTGCTCGTCCTCGGCCATGGTGATCGCGCCCTTGTGGTGCCCGATCATCATCTCGGTGAACCTCTTGTCGAAGTCCTTGCCCTTGGCGGCCTTGAGTCCGGTCATGTCCTTGCCGGACATCATGCCGGGCATGGACGCGCCGCTGCCGTGGCTCATGCCCGGCATGCTGTGGTCCATGGACGGGGAAGCGGACTTGCCCCATGACGCCAGCCAGCCCTGCATCGTGCTGATCTCTGGGCCCTGAGCCTTCTCGATGTCCGCGGCCAGGGTCTTGATCTCCTGGTCGGAGGCCCGGCCGTCGGCCAGTTTCGCCATGGACACGGCCTGCTGGTGGTGCGGGATCATCATCTGCGCGAACGTCACGTCCGCTTGGTCGAAGTCCCCCGACGCGGAGGCGGAGGCGGAGTGGCTGCTTCCGTGGTGCGTTGCGGGCGCGGACGTGTGCTTGTCGCCGGAGCCGCAGGCCGCGAGCCCGAGAGCGAGAACGGCGACGACACCGGTGGCCACGACGGCGCGACGGTGCACGGAGGGGTACGGGAGAACAGACATGTCAGGTCTTTCCGGATGGGCGCGCCCCATGGCGCGCGGGTGAGCGGGAACCCGTGCCGGACGTCCTGGCCGTTTCGGCCGGGTCCGGCGCGGTCCTGTCACGCCCGCGCGACACACACCTGCAGCAGCAGACTTCGCCCGCTTCTCGGCGACCCTCTTCGCCCGGTCCGGCCCGGGGGCAGCGGCCGGCCACGCGACGGCCGGAAGGCCAGGAGCGCGAGGACGGCGAGACCACCGAGGCCGGCCGGCCCGAACAGGGTGCGATCACGTGCCGGGGTCGACACACAGACCGCCCCGTGCGCTCCCGGCACGGTCCCGGCCCGGAACGCGGGCCCGGGATGAGCGGTGACCGGGTGGCCGGCTGCGGACGCCGGCACGGAATCACCGTGGGCGTGGGGCATCGTCACGGCGTCCGCCCCGCGGGGCATCGAAGCGTTCATCCCGCCGGGCATCGCGGTGTCCGTACCGCCGGACATCGCAGCGTTCATGGAGAGGGAGGGGAGGGAGCCGTGACAACCGCCGGCCGCGGAGGCTGGAGCGCCATGCATGAGGAACAGGCCGAACAGCACCGCGCACACCGCGGCCAGTCGGGCCGTGGCCCGTCCGCGTGCCGCTCCGCTGCTCACCCGCGTCCCCGTCCTGTGCCCTGTGCCCGTGCGTCTTCCGGCATTCCGGCTGCCGCCCGGCCCGACGATACCCCGGCCTGGTATCCCGCACCCGGCCGGGTCCCGCCACCGGGTGCCCGGCGAGCGATGCGGCGGCCGTCCTTCCGGGCCCCTCGGACCGCGTGCCGGCGCGGCCGGTAACGACACTGGTAACCGACATCGATGCAGCCTTTGCACCAATGGCCCGTACTGAGGTTCACTGCCCGTCTCCGACCGCACAGGGGGCAGCACCGTGAGCAGCCACGATCACGACCATCCGAGCTCGGGTGACCATGGGCACAGCCACGGCGTGGCCCAGGACGCGGACCGCCGCTGGCTGGGCGCGGCCCTCACCCTGATCCTCGCCTTCATGGCCGGGGAAGTCGTCGTCGGGCTGGCATCGCACTCACTGGCCCTGCTCTCCGACGCGGCCCACATGCTCACCGACGCCGCATCCATCGTCCTGGCGCTGGTCGCGATGCGGCTGGCCGCGCGTCCCGCCAGGGGCGGCTACACCTTCGGCCTCAAACGCGCCGAGATCCTCTCCGCCCAGGCCAACGGCATCACCCTGCTCGTACTCGCCGCGTGGCTGGCCTACGAAGCCGTGCGACGCCTGATCGACCCTCCCCCGGTCAGCGGCGGACCGGTCCTGGTCACCGCGCTCGTCGGGGTCGCCATCAACCTCCTGGCCGCCTGGTGCATCTCCAGGGCCAACCGCACCAGTCTCAATGTCGAGGGCGCCTACCAGCACATCCTCACCGACCTGTACGGCTTCATCGCCACCGCCGTCGCCGGTGCGGTCGTGCTGACCACCGGGTTCGCCAGGGCCGACGCGATCGCCACCCTGGTCGTGGTTGTGCTCATGCTCCGCGCCGGTATCGGCCTCGCCCGGGCCTCGGGCCGTATCTTCCTCGAAGCCGCACCCGCGGGCACCGACCCCGATGCGCTCGGCGACCAACTCGCGGCCCAGGAAGGCGTCGTGGAGGTCCACGATCTGCATGTCTGGCAGATCAGCTCCGAGCAGACCGCCCTGTCCGCGCATGTGCTGGTCATCCCCGCCGGCGACTGCCACGCCGTGCGCAGGGACCTCGAACGCCTCCTCGCGGACCAGTGGGCGATCACCCACACCACCCTCCAGGTCGACCACGCCCACACGGCCGCAGCCGGGCAGGGCCTCACCATCGGCTCCGCCCCTCCGCCCGCCGGCGCGCACTGCGAGGACGCTCACGGCCCCACACACCACGCGGGTCCGCACGACCACTGATCCCCCGGAGGCAACGCCGGGGGCGCAACGCTCAGCAGGATGGGCCGACAAGCGAGGGAATACCCCCCTTGGGTATGGTGTTCCCACTGTCGGGAAGACAGGAAAACCCTGTTCCGCCCGACTGCTCCACACACAGCGATCATAAGGACGATGCGATGACCTCCCAGGCAGACTCCCGCTCCGGCGCCGCAGCCGACGTCATGGGCAGCCCCGTCACCACCACGTACCAGGTGTCGGGCATGACCTGCGGCCACTGCGAAGGAGCGGTGTCCGAGGAGATCTCGGCGATCGACGGTGTCACCTCGGTCAAGGCGGTCGCCTCCACCGGCCAGGTCACGGTCATCTCCTCCGCGGCACTGGATGACGGAGCCGTCCGCGCAGCGGTCGACGAGGCGGGCTACGAGCTCGCCGGCCGTCTCTGACGTTCCCTCCCGCCCGGGGCCGCTCCGCCCCGGGCCGCGGATCCCACGCCGGTACGCACCGCCCCGCTCATACGGAAGCCGTACGTACCGGCCTCCCCCAGGAGACACGCAATGACCAGTACGGCTTACGAGGAAGCGGTGGCCCCGGCCACCGAGGTCGAGCTCTCCATCGGCGGAATGACCTGTGCGTCGTGTGCGGCACGCGTCGAGAAGAAGCTCAACCGGCTGGACGGGGTCACCGCCACGGTCAACTTCGCAACGGAGAAGGCGAAGGTCTCGTACGGCGGGGCAACGGACGTCGCGGACCTCATCGCCACCGTCGAGAGAACCGGCTACACCGCCGTGCGGCCCGCGCCGCCGGCCACCGCGGACCGCGGCGCGGAATCCGGGCCCCCGGCCGCCGACGGTGAACCGGTCTCGCTCAAGCAGCGGCTGCTCGTCTCCCTGACTCTCTCCGTACCCGTCGTCCTGATGGCGATGGTGCCGGTCCTGCAGTTCGACAACTGGCAGTGGCTCTCCCTCACGCTTGCCGCGCCCGTCGTGGTCTGGGGCGCGCTGCCGTTCCACCGGGCCGCCTGGACCAACGCCCGGCACGGCGCCGCCACCATGGACACCCTCGTGTCCATCGGCACTCTCGCCGCGCTCGGCTGGTCGCTGTGGGCCTTGTTCTTCGGCACAGCCGGGATGACGGGTATGCGGCACGGGTTCGAGTTCACCGTGTCGCGCGCGGACGGCTCGTCCTCCATCTATCTGGAGGCCGCTGCCGGGGTGACCACCTTCATTCTCGCGGGCCGCTATCTGGAGGCGAGGTCCAAGCGGAAGGCCGGCGCCGCGCTGCGCGCGCTGCTCGAACTGGGCGCCAAGGACGTGACCGTGCTCCGGGACGGCCGCGAGTCCCGTATCCCCGTCTCCGGGCTCGTGGTCGGCGACCGCTTCGTCGTACGCCCCGGGGAGAAGATCGCCGCCGACGGCACCGTGACCGAAGGTGCGTCGGCCGTCGACGCGTCGACACTGACCGGCGAGTCGGTACCGGTCGATGTGAAGGCGGGCGACGCCGTCACCGGGGCCACCGTGAACGTCTCGGGACGGCTGGTCGTCCGGACCACCCGGGTCGGTGCGGACACCCAGCTGGCCCGGATGGCGCGGCTGGTCGAGGAGGCACAGAACGGCAAGGCAGAGGTGCAGCGCCTCGCCGACCGGATCTCCGGCGTCTTCGTGCCCGTCGTCCTGGTCATCGCACTGGGCACACTGCTGACCTGGCTGCTGACGACCGGGGACGCGACAGCCGCGTTCACCGCAGCCGTCGCCGTGCTGATCATCGCCTGCCCGTGCGCCCTGGGCCTGGCCACACCGACCGCGCTGATGGTCGGTACGGGGCGCGGCGCACAGCTGGGCATCCTGATCAAGGGCCCCGAGGTACTGGAGTCCACCCGCCGGGTCGACACCGTCGTGCTCGACAAGACCGGCACCGTCACGACCGGCCGGATGGCCCTCCAGGACGTCTTCACCGCGCCGGGTGTGGCGGAGAAGGAACTGCTGCGGCTGGCCGGCGCCCTGGAGCACGCGTCCGAGCACCCGATCGCCCAGGCCGTCGCGGCGGGCGCCGAAGGAGTGGCCGGGCCTCTCCCCGTAGCCGAGACGTTCGAGAACGTCGCCGGTCTCGGCGTACAGGGCGTCGTCGAGGGTCACGCGGTGCTCGTCGGCCGGGAGGAACTGCTGGCCGAGTGGGCCATCGAACTGCCGCCCGAACTGGGGCACGCGAAGGCCGCGGCGGAGGCGGAGGGCCGTACAGCGGTCGTCGTGGCCTGGAACGGCGAGGCCCGGGGCGTCCTCACCGTCGCCGACGCCATCAAGGAGACCAGCGCCGAAGCGGTCGGCCTGCTGCGCGCGCTCGGCCTCACCCCCGTACTGCTGACCGGCGACAACAAGGCGGTGGCCGAGTCGGTGGGCCGGGCCGTGGGCATCGACGAGATCATCGCCGAGGTACTGCCACAGGACAAGGTGGACGTCATCAAGCGCCTGCAGGGCGAAGGCCGTTCGGTCGCGATGGTCGGCGACGGTGTGAACGACGCGGCCGCCCTGGCCACGGCGGATCTGGGCCTGGCGATGGGCACCGGTACGGACGCAGCCATCGAGGCCGGGGACCTGACGCTGGTACGCGGCGACCTGCGCGTCGCGGCGGACGCGATCCGGCTCTCCCGCAGGACCCTCGGCACCATCAGGGGAAACCTGTTCTGGGCCTTCGGTTACAACGTGGCGGCGCTGCCGCTGGCCGCCGCCGGGCTGCTGAACCCGATGATCGCCGGGGCCGCGATGGCCTTCTCCTCCGTCTTCGTGGTCACCAACAGCCTCCGGCTGCGCTCCTTCAGGTAACCCCGGCCGCACGGCGGCCTCTCCCGGAGCCGGGCGTCGGCGCCCGGCGCTAGGGGACCGGCTCACCGTGTCGGACAGCTGATCCGGCTTCCCACTGTCCGGTTGCCCCCTCGTCAGGCAAGCTGTCCATGCCGCTGATATGTCCCAGCTCACCAAGGAGCCGTCATGTCCGAGACCTTCCACCTTGATCCGGCGAAGACCGCACTTGTCCTGATCGAGTACCAGAACGACTTCACCAGCGAGGGCGGGGCACTCAACGGCGCCGTGGCCGGAGTGATGGAGAAGACCGGAATGCTCGCGAACACCGTGGCCCTGGCCGGAGCCGCGCGCGCCGCGGGCGTCACCATCATGCACGCGCCCATCACCTTCGCCCCCGGCTACGGCGAACTGTCCCGGCACCCGTACGGCATCCTCAAGGGGGTCGTGGAGGGCTCGGCCTTCGTCAAGGGCACCTGGGGCGCGGCAATCGTGGACGACCTCGCCCCGGCCGAAGGTGACATCGTGATCGAGGGCAAGCGCGGCCTCGACACCTTCGCGAGCACGAACCTCGACTTCATCCTGCGGAACAAGGGAATCGACACGATCGTCCTCGGAGGCTTCCTCACCAACTGCTGCGTCGAGTCAACGATGCGCACCGGGTACGAGAACGGCTTCCGGGTCATCACGCTGCCCGACTGCGTTGCCGCCACTTCCCAGGAGGAGCACGAGAACGCGATCACCTACGACTACCCCATGTTCTCCATGCCCATGACGTCGGCCGAAGTCATCGCCGGCCTCTGACGGTACGCAGCGGGGGGCGGAGCGCGCGGAGGCGCTGGATCAGCCGGAGCCGGGACAGCGCGTCCGCGGTGTACCTGCGGTGGCCGCCTCGGCTGCGTCCGCTCTCGGGCAGCAGCCCGATGTCGGAGTAGTAGCGGATGGTCTTCACCGGCAGCCCGGTGCGCGCGGCCGGCTCGCCGATGCCCACCGTGTTCTCTCCATGTATGCCGTGCCTCACAGCTGGCTGAACCTCCACCACGCAGGAGCCGTTGGCGTCCACGGCGACCGCCGCCGTCCGGGCGCCCGGGGCAGCGCTTGCCGAGAAGGATCATCACATGCGGATACTGATCGTCACCGCCGGTTCGCGTGGGGACGTCGCACCGTTCACGGGCCTGGGGCAGCGTCTGCTGGACGCCGGGCATCAAGCCGCCGTAGCCGCGCACCTGCCCTTCGCAGGACTCGTAGCCGAGTGCGGCCTCGACCACCGACTTCTGCCGGGGGATCCGCAGGAGTTGATCCGCGCCCGCGCTCTGGCGACGTCACCGGAGGAGGCGCGGGCGGTGACCTCGGCGTTCTTGGACCGGCTGGCAGATGGGGTGGTGGCGGCCGTGGCGGAGGGCACCGACCTGGTGCTCACCGCGTTCGGCCCCGCATCACTCAGCCAGGCTGCCGGGGAGGCGTTTGCCATCCCCGTCGTCGGTACCTATCTCGCGCCGGCCGTTGCCACGAGGGAATTCCCGCTGCCCGGCGTGCCGGGCGCCGACGACTTGGGGCCGGACGTCAACCTCGCCACGGGCCGGGCGTTGCTGGCGCAGGCCGGAACGCTCCAGGAAGGGGTCCTGACGAGGCTGCGCACCCGGCTCGGGCTGCCCGTCGCCGAGGGGCCGTCGGGGGCAGGAAAGATCCGGCAGGTCCTCCACGGCTTCAGCCCACGGGTGGTACCGCGCCCGGCGGACTGGCCGTCCGAGGTCGACGTGACGGGTTACTGGTGGCCTGCCCGGCCGCGAGGTTGGCGGCCGCCGGCCGAACTGGTCGACTTCCTCCAAGCCGGTCCGCCCCCGGTGTTCATCGGGTTCGGCAGCATGGCACCGGGCCAGGGGGAACGCTTGGGCGAGCTGGTGGCGGCGGCAGTGGCTCGGGCGGGGGTGCGCGCGGTGGTGCAGGCGGGGTGGGCCGGCCTGAGCGCGGTCGGCGATGACGTCCTGGCGATCGGTGACCTCCCGCACGACTGGTTGTTCCCTCGCACGGCCGCCGTCGTCCACCACGCCGGGGCGGGCACCACAGCGGCCGGACTGCGCGCCGGGGTGCCCGCCGTGCCGGTACCTGCCATGGCCGACCAGCCGTTCTGGGCAGCCCGGCTGCACCGGCTCGGAGTCGCCCCGCGACCGCTGCCGTTCCACGAGCTCACCGCCGAAGCCCTCGCCGGGGCGATCACAGCCTGCATGGCCGATCCGGCCCACCGGCAACGAGCGGTCGAACTCGCGCGCCGTATCGCCACGGAGGACGGCACCGCCGCGGTGCTGGCCCGCATCGGCGTCGCGTCCGACGGATGAAACCGAGAACGCCCTCACAGGCATCCCCATCGCCCGCCGCGGAGTACTGCACGGCTCCGGCCCCGGAGTTCACCGATGGTCGTCGAGGGCTCGATCGCCAGGTTCCACGGCTTCCGCGTCTCCGCATCCGCCGAGAGCGACACGACGACATCCGCGAAGTCTCCTCGGCCGTACCACCTGCCTCATCACCCACCACCACGTCCAACGCCTTTGCCAGGGCCTCTCATAGGCGGATCAGCCTTCTTGCATTCCACCGGCATCGACCGTTTGGCAATGTCTCCAGCGACAATCCACCGAGAAAGAGAAGGCTGAACGGGATGGCCGCTGAATGGCGGAACGCCTGACTCTGACCGGGCCGGTCGATAGGCAACCCGCACCTCGCTCCCTACCCTGTGAGCGAATCGGCGAGGCCAGAATGGGGCAGGCCGCCTTTTCTGACTCGCGCCGGGAATTCCATGCAGTGGACATCACCATCGGAGAGCACGCATGAATGACGACAAGACTTCGAACGACCTGCCTCGGCGTCGGTTCGTGGCGTTCTCCGGCCTTATCGGTGCGGCGACGCTCCTGACCGGCGTGGAAGCGGCGGCCGGACGCACCGCTTCGGCAGCCTCCCCGATGCACGCGGACCCCGCCCCCGACACGTGCCCCACTCCACCTCCCGGCGGCACCCCGACCTGCCCCCCTGCTCAGCTCCAGCCCCTCTGCGGAAGCCCTTCCGACAACGATCCGCTGTGGCGGGACGTCCAGTACTGCACGCAGGGCAAACCCCTGCCCCCCGGGCAGTTCCCTCCCGACTGCCTGAAGGTGACCTCGGACTACGTCGTACTGCACGGCAGGCCGTCGAGCCAGCACAACTTTCTCCTGACCCCCAGTTGCAGGATCACCGGTATCGAATGCCCGTTCATCGAGACCTCTGGCGCGCCGAATTACTGGAACGACGCATGGGAGAACGCCCGGAGCGGAGGGAGCGTCCCCGTGCAGTATCCCAATATCGGCTTGGGGATCAACTCGCAGAGCGCCCGGTTCCTCGACCAGTTGCACATTCACATGGCCGGCGTCCGGGCGAGCACGCAACGGCGGCTGCAGCAACTGGAGATGACGGGACGCATGGCCACCAACCCCGCGCAATGGGCCGCCGTGAAGTACCAGGTACCGGTCACGGGCTCGGACGGGACGGGGGACCGTACGTACCGGGCCCTCAGGCTGCCCAGTCTCGGGGTGAATCTCTTCGCGCAGTTGCAACAGTACGTGGTGAAGCCGAACGGGCTGAGCATGGCGAACCAGACACTGATCGTGGTGCCGAAGATGACGGCTACGGGATTCGCCGGGGCTTTCTACGTCCTCAACAGCGACTCTTCGCTCCACGACGGCACGAATACATGTGACCACCTGCTCGTGTACAGCTGAGCCCTCTGCCGGTTCCCGCCGATGAGCGTGACGGCGAGCGGGGTCCCTTGGCGGTCGACGATCAGGTGATGCTCGGAGCCGGGGCGGCGCGGTCGGCGGGTGAGGGGCCGCCCGCTCCCACAGATCGTCAGGAACAAGATCAGCACGCACTCCGGACGCCCTGCCGACCAAGATCATCGAGCACGAGACCCGCAGCTGAACTCGTTCCGAAACGATCAGGTAAAGCGGCTCCGGTTCAGGTTGGGTGATCCGTGCACTGTGAATGACGGCTGCACTCCCGGTGTGTCGCGTCCGGCGCTCATCCGGCGCGGGCCACGAGCAGCGGCTGGAAGAAGCCTGTCTCCTGGGGCAGTCGCCACCCGACGTCGACAAACCCGGCCTCGGCTGCGAGGGCGGCCAGCCGGTCCCGGCCAAGCGCCCAGTAGGTGGTCCGGCGGACCTGGACTCGCCATTCTCCCCCTGCCGGGATGAGCTGGAAGTGTTCCAAGTCGTAGTGTTCGCCGTCGTCGTGCCAGTGCCAGAGCTGGAAGGTGACCGTTCGCTCGTCGCCGGCGCCGCCGGTGTTCCGGTGGACCTGTGGCGGCGTGGAAGCAGGGCGGTCGCGCAGCAGGTCGTCGTAGGAGCGCGTGCTCACCAGCAGGCGACCGGCAGGACACAGTACGCGGCGCATCTCGGCGAGAGCGGCGTGCACATCCTGCTCCGTCAGCAGGTGAGGCAGTGAGTTGTCGGCGCAGACGACGGCGTCGAACCGGCCGTCGGGGAACGGGAGGCGTCGCATGTCGGCGGCGGCCGTGCGCAGACTCAGGTTCCGCCGGCCGGCCTCACGGGCAGCGCGGGCGGCGGCGCGGGGACTGAGGTCGGTCCCGGTGACGCGGTGCCCGCGCAGCGCCAGGCCGATGGCCTGCGTGCCGATGCCGCAGGAGCAGTCGAGCACCGTAGCGCGATCCGGGCCGATCAGGACATCCAGAGCCTCCCCCTGCCGGCGGACGCTTGTGTCCCAGTCCGAGTAGATCAGGTGGTAGTCGTCAGCGAGATCGTCGTAGAAGTGCGCCACAGGCATCTCAGGCATGGCCCGAGACTACTGATGCGCCGGAGACGATGATCACCACTGTGCTCGATGGACATGGGGCTCTGTGCCCAAGGGAGAAGGAGGCGCGGACGTGGACGGGCCAGGGGGCATGCGGGGGCGACGGTGGCTGTCACACGCGGGGGCCGGGCGGTGTCTTCATGCCTAACAGCCCCACAAGGGGCGCATATCGAGGAGAGAACAGCATGACGCTGCGTCTGCCGAAGACCGAGCTCCCCGCCGACCTCAAGGAGAACATGATCAAGCAGTTGGGCGTCGTGCCCGAGAATGTCGAGGTGCTGTGGCACAGCCCCCGAGCGGCCCAGGACAACCTGGAGTTCGGAGCCAAGGTGGGGGCGTGGGATGCGGTCGCCCCGGGCCTGAAATCGTTCGCGCACATGGCCGTCGCTTCGCAGGTCGGCTGCAGTTGGTGCCTGGACGTCGGCTATTTCCAGGCACAGAACGAGAAGCTGGACCTGGCCAGGGCGAGCCAGGTGCCGCGGTGGCGGGAGGCGGACGTGTTCACTGCGCTGGAGCGCGACGTCATGGGGTACGCCGAGGCGATGACCAACACTCCGCCGACGGTCACCGACGAGCAGTACGCCGCCCTTCTTGAGCGGCTCGGGCTGCCGGCCATGGTGGAGCTCACCGCGTTCATCGCCTACGTCAACCTGGCGACCAGGGCCAACGTGGCGAACGGGGTCACCTCGCAGGGCTTCTCCGACGCCTGCGAGATCCCGCTGGCCAACCGCCCGGCGACGTCCCGCGTCGGGTCCACGGCATGACCGTGGACCCGTGCGTCGCCCACCGCAGCCTGCTGTTCACCGTCGCCTACGAGATGCTCGGCTCCGCGGCCGACGCGGAGGACGTACTGCAGGAGACCTGGCTGAGGTGGGCCGAAGTCGACCGGTCGCAGGTCCAGGACCCGCGGGCGTACCTCGTCCGGGCCGTCACCCGGCAGGCGCTCAACCGCATACGCACACTCTCCCGCCGCCGCGAGGACTATGTGGGCGAGTGGCTGCCGGAGCCCCTGCTGACCCACCCCGACGTCGCCGACGACGTTGAACTCGCGGAAAGCGTCTCCATCGCGATGCTGACCGTCCTGGAAACGCTCGGCCCCACCGAGCGGGCCGTGTTCGTGCTCCGCGAAGTCTTCGACGTCCCGTACGAGGAGGTCGCCGAGGCCGTGGGCAAGACCCCTGCCGCGGTTCGGCAGATCGCCCGGCGGGCCCGGAGCCACATCGCCGCTCGGCAGTCACGCGTCAGCGTGAGCCGGTCGGAGCACAAGGCCGTGGTGGCCCGGTTCGTCACCGCGCTGCACACCGGGCGCATCCAGGACCTGATGGAGATCATGGCGCCGGACGTGGTCCTCATCGCGGACGGCGGCGGGCTGTCCGGCGCCGCACTGGCCCCCATCCACGGGGCCGACCTCGTGGCGACGATGCTCGCCGGCACCGACCGGACCGCCTCGGAGACCACGGCGGTGTGGCTCAACGGCGCCTCGGCGATCCGGATCGAATCCGACAGCGGGCGGGCCGCGGTCAGTCTCGTGGTCGAGAACGGGCGCATCACCCGGATCTACGCGACGTCCAACCCGGAGAAGCTGACGCGACTCGATGAACCGGCCGACCTCACCAGGTAGACCGTGGCGCGGGTGTTGCGGGCATGGCGTACCCGGAACACCCGCGCCGGCTCCGTTGTCCTCCGGGACGCTGCCGATGTCCCGCACCCCACTTGTCACTTGGTTCGCCGTTCGTCAACGGCTCGCTCGCCATCGGTGCCGGAATGCCTGACCGGATCCCGTGGCGGGCGGACTACGTCGAGCCGGTCCGCTTCCTGCTGTCGCCCGCCGCGTCCTTCATCACTGGCCAGACCCTCGTCATCGACGGCGGCTCAATCCGGCACTGACACCTCCCGGACACCCGAAGAAGTGTGCCGGGCACGGCTGCTTCCTGCGCTCGTCAGAATCGCGCTCGCGACAACCTCGAAGAGGCGGTCGGCACGTGGTGCGAGCGAGGGCTGGTCGCCGAGCCAAGCGAGCATGGCGATCAGCGCGAACAAATCGGCGCCATCGATATCGCTCCGCGCCATGCCCGCGGCCTGGGCCCGGGTGAGGAGCCGCGCACCGGCTGCGCGCAGGGTGACGCACGAAGCGTGGAGTGCGGATTCGGTGTCCTCGATGGCGGCTGCCATCAGCACGGTCACGCCCCGGTACTCGGTTGTCCAGGCGACGCAGTCGCGCAGCCACGAGACGAGAGCGTCCTCGGGCGAGTTCGACGTCTCGAACTCGCCTGCCCTTGTTGTCAGTTCGTCGAAGCTCGTGCGGAGCAGGGCATCGAGCAGCGCCTCGCGCGTCGGGAAGTGCCGCAGCAGCGTCGCGAGCCCGACATCGGCCCTGCGCGCGATGTCGCGCAGTGATACGTCGACGCCTTGCTCGGTGATGGCGGTGCCCGCTACTTCGAGCAGGTGGTCGCGGTTCTTCCTGGCATCGGCCCGCATCTGTCCCTCTTGACTATCCGGATCAGTGGTCCATATATTCGGATCAGTGGTTCACTTATGTGGACCGCTGATCCGAATAAGCCTACCCCGCAGCACGGACAGGAGAAGACGATGCCGACACGCACGATGAGGGCGATCCGGCTCCATGAGCACGGCGGCCCCGAGGTCCTGCGTTACGACGAGGTGCCGATTCCCGAGCCGGGGCCGGGCGAGGTGCTGGTTCGTGTGCACGCGGTCGGCGTCAATCCTCCGGACTGGTACCTGCGCGACGGGCTGACCAACCTGCCACCCGAGACGAGGCCGAAGTTCGACTTGCCGGTGATCCCGGGAACGGACCTGTCGGGCGTCGTCGAGGCTGTCGGCGCGGACGCGGACGGCCTCTCCGTCGGCGACGAGGTCTTCGGTCTTCTGCGCTTCCCCAGCTTCGACGGCCGCACATACGCCGAGTACGTGACCGCGCCCGCGTCGGACCTCGCACGCAAGCCGGCCGGCATTGATCATGTGCATGCTGCCGGGGTGCCCATGGCCGGGCTGACGGCGTGGCAGTTCCTGATCGAGCTCGGACACGATCACCCCTCGCCCTTCCAGGCGGCTCAGCATCGCCCGATGGCGCTCGACGCCGGCACGACGGCGCTCATCAACGGCGCCGCGGGCGGCGTGGGGCACTTCGCCGTACAGCTGGCGAAATGGAAGGGTGCACATGTCATCGCGGTGGCGTCGGGCGCGCATGAATCGTTCCTGCGCGAGCTGGGCGCCGACCGGTTCATCGACTACACCAAGAGGCGGCCCGAGGAACTCGTGCACGGCGTCGATCTCGTTCTCGACACCGTCGGTGGTCGCGAGAGCAGCCGCTTCCTGCGCACGCTCAGGCGCGGTGGCGCCCTGTACCCGGTGTTCTTCGGCGAATACGACGACGGAGAGACCGCGAAGCTGGGCGTCACGGTCTCGGGCACCCAGGTCCGCTCGAACGGCGCGCAACTCGCCGACCTGGGAGGCCTGCTCGACGCGGGCACGGTCCGCGTCGCGATCGACAGCACGTTCGCGCTCGCGGACGCC
This genomic interval carries:
- a CDS encoding CDP-diacylglycerol diphosphatase, coding for MNDDKTSNDLPRRRFVAFSGLIGAATLLTGVEAAAGRTASAASPMHADPAPDTCPTPPPGGTPTCPPAQLQPLCGSPSDNDPLWRDVQYCTQGKPLPPGQFPPDCLKVTSDYVVLHGRPSSQHNFLLTPSCRITGIECPFIETSGAPNYWNDAWENARSGGSVPVQYPNIGLGINSQSARFLDQLHIHMAGVRASTQRRLQQLEMTGRMATNPAQWAAVKYQVPVTGSDGTGDRTYRALRLPSLGVNLFAQLQQYVVKPNGLSMANQTLIVVPKMTATGFAGAFYVLNSDSSLHDGTNTCDHLLVYS
- a CDS encoding class I SAM-dependent methyltransferase; protein product: MPEMPVAHFYDDLADDYHLIYSDWDTSVRRQGEALDVLIGPDRATVLDCSCGIGTQAIGLALRGHRVTGTDLSPRAAARAAREAGRRNLSLRTAAADMRRLPFPDGRFDAVVCADNSLPHLLTEQDVHAALAEMRRVLCPAGRLLVSTRSYDDLLRDRPASTPPQVHRNTGGAGDERTVTFQLWHWHDDGEHYDLEHFQLIPAGGEWRVQVRRTTYWALGRDRLAALAAEAGFVDVGWRLPQETGFFQPLLVARAG
- a CDS encoding carboxymuconolactone decarboxylase family protein; its protein translation is MTLRLPKTELPADLKENMIKQLGVVPENVEVLWHSPRAAQDNLEFGAKVGAWDAVAPGLKSFAHMAVASQVGCSWCLDVGYFQAQNEKLDLARASQVPRWREADVFTALERDVMGYAEAMTNTPPTVTDEQYAALLERLGLPAMVELTAFIAYVNLATRANVANGVTSQGFSDACEIPLANRPATSRVGSTA
- a CDS encoding RNA polymerase sigma-70 factor, which translates into the protein MTVDPCVAHRSLLFTVAYEMLGSAADAEDVLQETWLRWAEVDRSQVQDPRAYLVRAVTRQALNRIRTLSRRREDYVGEWLPEPLLTHPDVADDVELAESVSIAMLTVLETLGPTERAVFVLREVFDVPYEEVAEAVGKTPAAVRQIARRARSHIAARQSRVSVSRSEHKAVVARFVTALHTGRIQDLMEIMAPDVVLIADGGGLSGAALAPIHGADLVATMLAGTDRTASETTAVWLNGASAIRIESDSGRAAVSLVVENGRITRIYATSNPEKLTRLDEPADLTR
- a CDS encoding TetR/AcrR family transcriptional regulator, which produces MRADARKNRDHLLEVAGTAITEQGVDVSLRDIARRADVGLATLLRHFPTREALLDALLRTSFDELTTRAGEFETSNSPEDALVSWLRDCVAWTTEYRGVTVLMAAAIEDTESALHASCVTLRAAGARLLTRAQAAGMARSDIDGADLFALIAMLAWLGDQPSLAPRADRLFEVVASAILTSAGSSRARHTSSGVREVSVPD
- a CDS encoding NADP-dependent oxidoreductase is translated as MPTRTMRAIRLHEHGGPEVLRYDEVPIPEPGPGEVLVRVHAVGVNPPDWYLRDGLTNLPPETRPKFDLPVIPGTDLSGVVEAVGADADGLSVGDEVFGLLRFPSFDGRTYAEYVTAPASDLARKPAGIDHVHAAGVPMAGLTAWQFLIELGHDHPSPFQAAQHRPMALDAGTTALINGAAGGVGHFAVQLAKWKGAHVIAVASGAHESFLRELGADRFIDYTKRRPEELVHGVDLVLDTVGGRESSRFLRTLRRGGALYPVFFGEYDDGETAKLGVTVSGTQVRSNGAQLADLGGLLDAGTVRVAIDSTFALADARAAHERAARGHIQGKIVLTVAQE